The following is a genomic window from Candidatus Eremiobacteraceae bacterium.
GACTGACTCAACGCCGGTCGTTGTTATCTTGAAGACGGTTCCGCATTTGCGACAGGCGTTTCCACCGTCTAGCGTCACACCGTATAGCAGACCGCTTTTCACCGCGAGGTCGCCGAGCGGCACCGCGCCATCCGGGTTGCCTTTGAACGAGTAGATCACGTTCTCGACGCCCGCCGGCGTTATACTGAATACCGTACCGTTGCCGACTCCGCCCGATACGGTGGTGCCGTAAAGTGTGCCGTTGAGGCCGACCAACCCGCCAGCCGGATACTGCCCATCACTCCCGCCCTTGAAGCTGTACAGTACGTTCACACCGCCGGTTGCGGTGCGTGTGAAGACAGTCCCGTCAGAATTGGCGCCGCCGGAGAACGTTGTACCATAAAGAGTGCCGTTGACGTTGACCAAACCAGCGGTGGGAATCGCACCGTCGGGAATCTTTTTGAAGGAGTGCAGAACCTTCTCGACGCCGGAAGTAGTGACGCGGTAGACTGTACCGTAGCGTCCCGAGCCTGCACCGCCGTGCTCCGTCGTGCCGAAGAGCCTGCCGTTAACAGCGATCACTGGTGCGTAGGGTTGGCATCCATCCGGACTGCCGAAAAACTGGTGGATGACGTTCTCGACACCTTCGGGCGATATGCTGAACACCACGCCGCAGCCACCGTTGCTGTC
Proteins encoded in this region:
- a CDS encoding choice-of-anchor tandem repeat GloVer-containing protein, with translation MPSGRTSANTESVSPDFYRAIYNFKGSPDGSSPSGKLISVNGTLYGTTALGGTSSQAGTVFTVTTAGIENVIHVFGSAGDGAQPEAGLTSLDGTLYGTTSTDSNGGCGVVFSISPEGVENVIHQFFGSPDGCQPYAPVIAVNGRLFGTTEHGGAGSGRYGTVYRVTTSGVEKVLHSFKKIPDGAIPTAGLVNVNGTLYGTTFSGGANSDGTVFTRTATGGVNVLYSFKGGSDGQYPAGGLVGLNGTLYGTTVSGGVGNGTVFSITPAGVENVIYSFKGNPDGAVPLGDLAVKSGLLYGVTLDGGNACRKCGTVFKITTTGVESVVHTFAGRNDGKSPYGGLVNVGGKLYGTTLAGGAYSNGIVFVI